The Lycium barbarum isolate Lr01 chromosome 9, ASM1917538v2, whole genome shotgun sequence genome has a segment encoding these proteins:
- the LOC132610019 gene encoding non-functional pseudokinase ZED1-like, translating into MNNIGIKLPSFLQKKENKKEDKEKYLNYLTNGSSLLEEQLSFSKNGHQKLPLRSFTAEEIINSTNGFQESVGPFLYKGNFNEKKVLVKKYEKKATMKRKHDHVIRDIVISSEMSYHKNVLQIIGYCLEFERVALVYEYSQFDYLFNCTEFLTWEKRVKIAIDIASVILYLHTEFPRSIIHRNLTSNNVILDQNGVVKLYNFECCIPLPVGKVHVQDELIGTIGYLDPEYVWSSNVTLKSDVFSFGLFMLMLLSGKEIKVNHEGKYYSDDYGLISLENYASLCIENNKLEDNLIDSKILQEEQKKLKAFLNLALRCAKNVGENRPNMIDVARELQRIKKGELQALLPTMECLIDWN; encoded by the coding sequence ATGAATAATATAGGGATAAAGCTTCCTTCTTTTCttcaaaaaaaggaaaacaaaaaagaagacaAAGAAAAATATCTAAATTATCTCACAAATGGAAGTTCACTACTAGAAGAACAACTttcattttcaaaaaatggcCACCAAAAACTACCCCTTAGAAGCTTCACTGCAGAAGAAATCATCAATTCAACAAATGGATTTCAAGAAAGTGTTGGCCCCTTCTTATACAAAGGTAATTTCAATGAGAAAAAAGTGCTAGTGAAAAAATACGAGAAAAAAGCTACAATGAAACGTAAGCATGACCATGTCATACGTGACATAGTAATTTCTAGTGAAATGAGTTACCACAAAAATGTACTCCAAATTATAGGCTATTGCTTAGAGTTTGAGAGGGTAGCTTTGGTTTATGAATATTCACAATTTGACTATCTCTTCAACTGTACTGAATTCTTGACATGGGAAAAAAGAGTTAAAATTGCTATAGATATTGCAAGTGTGATTCTTTATCTTCACACTGAATTTCCAAGATCAATTATTCATAGGAATTTAACCTCCAATAATGTGATTTTGGACCAAAATGGGGTTGTGAAATTGTACAATTTTGAATGTTGTATACCACTTCCAGTTGGTAAAGTACACGTACAAGATGAGTTAATAGGGACAATTGGTTACTTAGATCCTGAATATGTGTGGTCTAGTAATGTTACACTAAAATCAGATGTTTTTAGCTTTGGTCTGTTTATGCTTATGCTGTTGAGTGGGAAAGAAATTAAGGTAAATCATGAGGGAAAATATTATAGTGACGATTATGGTTTGATTTCTTTGGAGAATTATGCATCACTGTGTATTGAGAACAATAAGTTAGAGGATAATCTTATTGATTCCAAGATTTTGCAAGAGGAACAAAAGAAGTTGAAGGCATTTTTGAATTTGGCTTTGAGATGTGCTAAAAATGTTGGAGAAAATAGGCCAAATATGATTGATGTTGCTAGAGAGCTTCAAAGAATCAAGAAGGGTGAGTTGCAAGCATTGTTGCCTACAATGGAGTGTCTTATTGACTGGAATTGA